Proteins co-encoded in one Nicotiana sylvestris chromosome 7, ASM39365v2, whole genome shotgun sequence genomic window:
- the LOC104232752 gene encoding small ribosomal subunit protein uS3z, whose translation MATQISKKRKFVADGVFFAELNEVLTRELAEDGYSGVEVRVTPMRTEIIIRATRTQNVLGEKGRRIRELTSVVQKRFNFKEGTVELYAEKVNNRGLCAVAQAESLRYKLLGGLAVRRACYGVLRFIMESGAKGCEVIVSGKLRAQRAKSMKFKDGYMISSGQPVKEYIDSAVRHILMRQGVLGIKVKIMLDWDPKGKQGPTTPLPDLVTIHPPKEEEEYNIPPPPVAPVDTEVSVPIM comes from the exons ATGGCTACTCAGATTAGCAAAAAGCGAAAG TTTGTTGCCGATGGCGTGTTCTTCGCGGAGCTGAACGAGGTGTTGACACGTGAGTTGGCTGAGGACGGATACTCTGGAGTGGAGGTTAGGGTTACTCCTATGAGGACTGAAATCATCATCAGAGCCACTCGTACCCAGAATGTTCTCG GTGAGAAGGGAAGGCGGATCAGGGAGTTGACATCAGTTGTCCAGAAGAGATTCAACTTTAAAGAGGGCACTGTTGAGCTGTATGCTGAGAAGGTTAACAACAGAGGACTGTGTGCTGTTGCTCAGGCTGAGTCACTTCGATACAAGCTCCTTGGTGGTCTTGCTGTTAGGAG AGCATGCTATGGTGTCCTGAGATTTATCATGGAGAGTGGAGCCAAGGGATGTGAG GTGATTGTTAGTGGAAAATTGAGAGCTCAGCGTGCCAAGTCCATGAAGTTCAAAGATGGTTACATGATTTCTTCTGGGCAGCCTGTCAAAGAGTATATTGACTCTGCTGTTAGACACATTCTCATGAGACAG GGAGTACTTGGCATCAAGGTCAAGATTATGcttgattgggatcccaaaggaaaGCAAGGTCCAACAACACCCCTTCCAGATCTTGTCACAATCCATCCTCCCAAGGAGGAAGAAGAATACAACATCCCTCCACCACCAGTGGCGCCAGTTGACACTGAGGTTTCTGTTCCAATTATGTAG